A genome region from Aurantiacibacter sp. MUD61 includes the following:
- a CDS encoding XrtA system polysaccharide chain length determinant, which yields MNQLLEELRAGLWAVWNRRWLALGIAWGICLLGWLAIALIPNTYESETRIFVQLDDVLAEQIGIGANARERDIDRIRQTLVSSVNLETVVRSTSIGDTVTDGTQMEAAIARLEEDIEVVSEGDNIFEISAQSGRSDLSDAQNADLAQTIAQRMIDIFREENLGGARGEMADSIEFLNEQLADREEDLAAAEERRLAFEAEYPDLIGGAQAIASQLSATRAELRSVEADLAAAQAALAGLEGQLASTPRTIIMPGSSSPQSSLAQAEANLAAMRARGLTDEHPDVVAAQRTVAGLREQAQASGGGGGMPNPTYTSLVSQRVERQSNVMSLQSRAAALRSEIASINASQAREPGVAAEAQRISRDYEVLREQYDELLEDREQLRLSDQLATQNSAMRFEVVDPPTTPRSPAAPNRPLLLLGVLILGVGGGVGTAYALSKLGSTFATASQLERTFALPVIGTISHTFTEAGRELRRKRFKYFAAASSGLGVLFVVLLGVEVIQRSTMA from the coding sequence TTGAACCAGCTTCTCGAAGAATTGCGCGCCGGGCTCTGGGCAGTCTGGAACCGTCGCTGGCTGGCCCTGGGCATTGCCTGGGGCATCTGCCTGCTCGGGTGGCTGGCAATCGCGCTGATCCCGAACACCTACGAATCCGAAACGCGCATCTTCGTGCAATTGGATGACGTGCTGGCCGAGCAGATCGGCATCGGTGCCAATGCGCGTGAGCGGGACATCGATCGTATCCGCCAGACACTGGTCAGTTCGGTCAATCTGGAAACCGTCGTGCGCTCTACTTCCATCGGCGATACCGTCACCGATGGTACGCAGATGGAAGCCGCCATCGCGCGTCTGGAAGAGGATATCGAGGTCGTCAGCGAAGGCGACAATATTTTTGAAATTTCGGCGCAAAGCGGTCGCAGCGATCTGAGCGATGCGCAGAATGCTGACCTAGCGCAGACCATCGCACAGCGCATGATCGACATCTTCCGTGAGGAAAACCTCGGCGGCGCGCGCGGGGAAATGGCCGATTCCATCGAGTTCCTGAACGAGCAGCTGGCCGATCGTGAAGAAGATCTGGCCGCTGCTGAAGAGCGCCGCCTCGCATTCGAAGCGGAATATCCCGATCTCATCGGTGGCGCTCAGGCGATTGCTTCCCAGCTTAGCGCGACGCGTGCCGAGCTGCGCAGCGTCGAGGCCGATCTCGCCGCAGCGCAGGCAGCGCTCGCCGGGCTCGAAGGGCAGCTCGCCAGCACGCCGCGCACCATCATCATGCCGGGTTCGAGCAGCCCGCAGTCCTCGCTAGCTCAGGCAGAGGCCAACCTCGCCGCGATGCGTGCGCGTGGCCTGACCGATGAGCATCCCGATGTCGTAGCCGCGCAGCGCACCGTCGCTGGTCTACGCGAACAGGCGCAAGCGTCGGGCGGCGGAGGCGGCATGCCCAATCCGACTTACACTTCGCTGGTCAGCCAGCGGGTGGAGCGGCAGTCCAACGTCATGTCGCTGCAGTCGCGCGCTGCCGCCCTGCGTTCGGAAATTGCCTCGATTAACGCCAGCCAAGCCCGTGAGCCCGGTGTTGCCGCAGAAGCTCAGCGCATCAGCCGCGATTACGAAGTTCTGCGCGAACAATATGACGAACTTCTCGAAGATCGTGAGCAGCTTCGCCTTTCTGACCAGCTGGCAACGCAAAACAGTGCTATGCGATTCGAAGTCGTCGATCCGCCCACCACTCCGCGTTCACCTGCTGCTCCCAACCGTCCACTGCTGCTGCTCGGGGTGTTGATTCTGGGTGTCGGCGGCGGCGTTGGCACCGCTTATGCGCTGAGCAAGCTGGGTTCGACTTTCGCGACAGCCAGCCAGCTTGAGCGCACATTCGCTTTGCCGGTCATCGGCACGATTTCACACACTTTCACCGAGGCGGGGCGCGAATTGCGCCGCAAGCGCTTCAAGTATTTCGCTGCCGCATCGAGCGGCCTCGGCGTGCTCTTCGTCGTCCTGCTGGGCGTCGAAGTGATCCAGCGCAGCACGATGGCATGA
- a CDS encoding hydrolase 1, exosortase A system-associated: MSRRHVSFDCEGDKLVGTIDGGDASVGLMIVSGGNEIRSGAFGGQAALAARMAARGFAVMRFDRRGIGDSEGENSGFRGSAEDIRAAQSEFRRQCPSLTRIVAFGNCDAASALMLMGGEGFDHLILSNPWTFEDEADDAAMPPPDAIRERYAQRLRDPRQVLRLLTGKVNFASLRTGIKAALAPSEGLSDLPTQMQAAMRDSAVARSFLIADNDRTGRAFASAWAGDEAPVRHCQGASHAYVEDHAREWLDEQILAILRA; the protein is encoded by the coding sequence ATGAGCCGCCGGCACGTCAGCTTCGACTGCGAGGGCGACAAGTTGGTCGGGACGATCGACGGCGGAGACGCATCGGTCGGGCTCATGATCGTTAGCGGCGGGAATGAAATACGAAGCGGGGCTTTTGGCGGACAAGCGGCTCTGGCAGCGCGAATGGCCGCGCGTGGTTTCGCAGTGATGCGGTTTGATCGGCGCGGTATCGGTGACAGTGAAGGCGAGAACTCTGGCTTTCGCGGGAGTGCCGAGGATATTCGCGCGGCGCAGAGCGAATTTCGCCGACAGTGCCCATCGCTCACCCGGATCGTCGCTTTCGGCAATTGCGATGCCGCCAGCGCCTTGATGCTGATGGGCGGAGAGGGTTTCGATCACCTGATCCTGTCCAACCCATGGACATTCGAGGACGAGGCCGATGACGCCGCCATGCCCCCGCCGGATGCGATCAGGGAGCGCTATGCGCAAAGATTGCGGGATCCACGCCAAGTGCTGCGTCTGCTCACCGGAAAGGTGAATTTCGCTTCGCTGCGTACCGGCATCAAGGCTGCACTGGCACCTTCAGAAGGCCTCAGCGATCTTCCCACGCAGATGCAGGCAGCGATGCGTGACAGTGCAGTGGCCCGCAGCTTTCTGATCGCGGACAATGATCGTACCGGTCGGGCCTTTGCCTCAGCATGGGCCGGAGACGAGGCACCCGTCAGACATTGCCAGGGCGCAAGCCATGCCTATGTCGAAGACCACGCTCGTGAATGGCTGGACGAGCAGATACTCGCCATTTTGCGGGCCTAG
- a CDS encoding GNAT family N-acetyltransferase, giving the protein MTAVSYHDTVNDLQEFDWLADGPFARLEWFRLLESNAENALFALAQDGHDAVALPQRKTNGGLEILSNWYAFTWAPLGTSAPPSRPMLEALAKDISRRADRVMLDKLPDETGDATACEGAFRRAGWFVSREPCDVNHYLDLGTRDYAAFLADRPGQLRTTLKRKAKKVDVTLSTRFDESEWEAYEDIYTDSWKPEEGAPEVLRAFAEQESTAGRYRFAIARHEGRAIAAQFWTVDGGTAYIHKLAHRKDAKALSPGTTLTAALFQHVIDMDRVQQVDFGTGDDPYKRDWMEQKRLRWRLTCYRRSSPRNWLRIGKAMTRKLVSRETAG; this is encoded by the coding sequence GTGACGGCAGTCAGCTATCACGACACGGTTAACGATCTGCAAGAGTTTGATTGGCTCGCGGATGGCCCTTTTGCACGTCTTGAGTGGTTTCGCCTGCTTGAAAGCAATGCTGAAAATGCGCTGTTCGCTCTGGCCCAGGACGGGCATGACGCGGTGGCCCTGCCGCAACGCAAGACGAACGGTGGGCTCGAGATACTGAGCAATTGGTACGCCTTCACCTGGGCTCCCCTCGGAACCTCTGCGCCGCCTTCACGGCCAATGCTTGAAGCCTTGGCAAAAGATATTTCCCGCCGCGCAGACCGCGTCATGCTCGATAAATTACCGGACGAAACCGGCGACGCCACGGCGTGCGAAGGGGCTTTCCGCCGAGCAGGATGGTTCGTTTCCCGCGAGCCTTGCGATGTGAATCATTACCTCGACCTTGGCACGCGGGACTACGCTGCGTTTCTCGCCGATCGCCCAGGGCAATTGCGCACGACGCTGAAACGCAAGGCGAAGAAAGTCGATGTCACACTCTCCACCCGCTTCGATGAGAGCGAGTGGGAGGCCTACGAGGATATTTACACCGATAGCTGGAAGCCCGAAGAAGGCGCGCCTGAGGTATTACGCGCCTTTGCCGAGCAGGAAAGCACCGCCGGTCGCTATCGCTTTGCAATCGCGCGCCATGAAGGCAGAGCAATAGCCGCGCAGTTCTGGACCGTAGACGGCGGCACTGCCTATATTCACAAACTAGCACACCGGAAGGACGCGAAGGCGCTGTCACCGGGCACCACCCTCACCGCCGCTCTCTTTCAACATGTGATTGATATGGACCGGGTTCAGCAGGTCGATTTCGGCACGGGTGACGATCCCTACAAACGCGACTGGATGGAGCAAAAGCGGCTTCGCTGGCGGCTTACCTGTTATCGGCGAAGCTCGCCGCGCAATTGGCTGCGCATCGGCAAGGCGATGACCCGCAAGCTTGTCAGCCGTGAAACCGCTGGCTAG
- a CDS encoding acyl carrier protein, translating to MASNLPVPADEAGELPVETELVLRQVLQDVLGLSDERVSELDEDSGLFGDLPELDSMAVAGLLTELEDRLDILIEDDEVDGDMLGTFGGLLDFLVAKRSEKAAQATQDS from the coding sequence ATGGCGAGCAATCTTCCCGTGCCGGCCGACGAAGCTGGCGAACTCCCCGTCGAAACCGAGCTGGTGCTGCGACAGGTGCTGCAGGACGTTCTGGGTCTTTCGGACGAGCGCGTGAGCGAACTGGACGAGGATTCCGGCCTGTTCGGGGATTTGCCGGAACTGGACTCCATGGCGGTGGCCGGCCTCCTCACAGAGCTCGAAGATCGTCTCGACATCCTGATCGAAGATGATGAGGTCGATGGCGACATGCTCGGCACCTTTGGTGGGTTGCTCGACTTTCTCGTTGCCAAACGCAGCGAAAAGGCCGCGCAGGCGACCCAGGACAGCTAA
- a CDS encoding preprotein translocase subunit YajC, which produces MRTTMTLALLLTAFPATAMAQEREEGSEETRSTERGVDIAPYIEAAQVVTAELQPGDDVVTYSRVAAGVDAGFGGRYSSGSVSLRYERRFGWSDDVSDADTISGIARTSLAVAGPDLTFEAGALASRTRLDGNGGTSIGGFGADDDFTTQIYSVYAGPAVRTQIGQAEVTGAYRLGYTRAESLDVPQVTADGDTIDTFDESVTHNAGARIGLAPDTVLPVGVGVGAGWNRQDVSNLDQRIDDVYVRADVTVPVSPNVALVGGVGYENVEVSSRDALRDANDDPVIGPDGRFVTDTSAPREIAYETDGLIWDVGVMWRPSRRTSLSAGVGRRYGSMTYYGNLSYQPNANSSLGVSVYDNINSFGGQLVGTLDELGTDFQAFRNPVTGDLGGCVIGVEGNNCALARLGSLRSGVFRSRGVSIGYGGQQGRWSYSIGAGYDRRTFIAGENTILAATDGIADETFWLASGVGHQLDRNSDLSFGASGSLFESGVADAGYTYGYSINAAYNRSFIEGLTGTAAVGLDGITRENLPDFQGASALVGLRYTF; this is translated from the coding sequence ATGCGCACTACGATGACGCTTGCCCTGCTGCTGACCGCTTTCCCCGCCACAGCCATGGCTCAAGAGCGCGAAGAAGGCTCCGAGGAAACCCGCTCGACCGAACGCGGCGTGGATATCGCGCCCTATATCGAAGCGGCGCAAGTCGTGACGGCTGAGCTGCAGCCGGGTGACGATGTCGTGACCTACAGCCGCGTTGCTGCCGGCGTCGATGCGGGCTTTGGCGGACGTTACAGCTCGGGCTCCGTATCGCTGCGCTACGAGCGCCGCTTTGGCTGGAGCGACGACGTCTCCGACGCAGATACGATTTCGGGCATCGCGCGCACCTCGCTGGCGGTTGCTGGACCTGACCTGACCTTTGAAGCAGGCGCGCTCGCATCGCGCACGCGCCTTGATGGCAATGGCGGCACGTCCATCGGTGGCTTTGGCGCAGATGACGATTTCACAACGCAGATTTACTCGGTCTACGCCGGACCTGCCGTCCGCACGCAGATTGGCCAGGCCGAAGTAACCGGCGCCTATCGCCTCGGCTACACGCGCGCAGAATCGCTCGACGTGCCGCAGGTCACGGCCGATGGCGACACGATCGACACTTTCGATGAATCCGTCACGCATAACGCGGGAGCGCGCATCGGTCTGGCACCCGATACCGTCCTGCCGGTTGGTGTGGGCGTTGGCGCGGGTTGGAATCGCCAGGACGTTTCGAACCTCGATCAGCGCATCGATGATGTCTACGTCCGCGCAGATGTGACTGTGCCGGTCTCGCCCAATGTCGCTCTGGTTGGCGGTGTGGGGTATGAGAATGTGGAGGTGTCGAGCCGCGATGCTCTGCGCGACGCAAATGATGATCCGGTAATCGGGCCTGACGGCCGCTTCGTCACCGATACCAGCGCGCCGCGCGAAATCGCTTACGAAACCGATGGCCTTATCTGGGATGTCGGCGTGATGTGGCGACCCAGCCGCCGGACTTCGCTGAGTGCGGGCGTGGGTCGTCGTTACGGCTCCATGACCTATTACGGCAATCTCTCGTACCAACCCAATGCCAACAGCAGCCTTGGGGTGTCGGTCTATGACAACATCAATAGCTTCGGCGGCCAGCTGGTCGGGACGCTGGATGAGCTTGGCACCGATTTCCAGGCGTTCCGCAATCCGGTGACGGGAGACCTTGGTGGCTGCGTGATCGGTGTGGAAGGCAACAATTGTGCCCTTGCACGTCTCGGTTCGCTGCGTTCGGGCGTGTTCCGCAGCCGCGGCGTTTCGATCGGCTATGGGGGCCAGCAAGGCCGCTGGTCCTACAGCATTGGCGCCGGATATGACCGCCGCACCTTTATCGCCGGTGAGAATACGATCCTCGCTGCGACCGATGGAATTGCAGACGAAACTTTCTGGCTCGCCAGCGGCGTGGGTCATCAGCTCGATCGCAATTCCGATCTCTCATTCGGCGCTTCCGGCTCGCTATTCGAAAGCGGCGTCGCCGATGCTGGCTATACCTATGGCTACAGCATCAACGCCGCCTACAATCGCTCATTCATCGAAGGTCTGACCGGCACCGCTGCCGTGGGTCTTGATGGCATTACCCGTGAAAACCTGCCGGACTTCCAGGGCGCTTCGGCGCTGGTTGGTCTGCGCTACACTTTCTGA
- a CDS encoding AAA family ATPase — MTEHRKIPEPSKSLFERAENFFGLGGDFRPAPVPKELKKPVNRRIEKKRPPAAPQTGEQVVQDRPAEQSAPVTQVPTPAPVAEPVPEPVYEDVTFSEEVHTIDREALVAHGLIQPEGPVTALLEEFRIVKRQVLQSVRDARAKGSTKRAQRVLVCSPLPNEGKSYCAANLAIALAAEKDSEVLLVDADFGKPSVLSMFGLPRGPGFMDVLARDDMKVEDCVLATDIEGFMILPAGNHTTSDSEFLSSERTAEVLDRLTRAAPKRIIIFDSPPALAASPAAELANHVGQAIVVARADRTGQTSLEDALTLLSACPDLKLLLNAAHFSPSGRRFGDYYGKETF, encoded by the coding sequence ATGACTGAACATCGCAAGATCCCCGAACCTTCTAAGTCGCTGTTTGAGCGGGCCGAGAACTTCTTTGGCCTTGGCGGCGATTTCAGGCCCGCGCCTGTGCCGAAGGAGCTCAAGAAGCCGGTCAATCGCCGGATTGAGAAGAAGCGCCCACCGGCAGCGCCTCAAACCGGTGAGCAGGTCGTTCAGGATCGGCCCGCAGAGCAGTCAGCGCCTGTCACCCAGGTACCAACTCCAGCTCCCGTGGCTGAGCCCGTGCCAGAGCCCGTCTACGAAGATGTGACCTTCTCCGAAGAGGTTCATACGATCGATCGCGAAGCTCTCGTCGCGCATGGTCTGATCCAGCCCGAAGGGCCGGTGACCGCGCTCCTCGAGGAATTCCGGATTGTTAAGCGGCAGGTCCTGCAATCGGTACGCGATGCCCGCGCCAAGGGATCGACCAAACGCGCCCAGCGTGTCCTCGTCTGCTCGCCGCTACCCAATGAGGGCAAGAGCTATTGTGCGGCCAATCTGGCGATCGCGCTCGCTGCAGAGAAAGACAGCGAAGTCCTGCTGGTCGATGCCGATTTTGGTAAGCCGTCCGTCCTGTCGATGTTCGGGCTGCCGCGCGGTCCCGGCTTCATGGATGTGCTGGCGCGCGATGACATGAAGGTGGAGGACTGCGTTCTTGCCACGGATATCGAAGGGTTCATGATCCTTCCTGCGGGCAATCACACAACGTCGGACAGCGAATTCCTGTCCAGCGAGCGCACCGCTGAGGTTCTCGATCGTCTGACCCGTGCAGCACCCAAGCGGATCATCATTTTCGACAGCCCGCCAGCGCTCGCCGCATCGCCCGCTGCCGAGCTCGCCAATCATGTCGGGCAAGCGATTGTCGTCGCGCGGGCAGACCGCACCGGACAGACGTCGTTGGAGGATGCGTTGACGCTCCTCTCGGCCTGTCCCGACCTCAAACTATTGCTGAATGCCGCGCATTTCAGCCCGAGTGGCCGACGTTTCGGCGACTATTACGGGAAGGAGACCTTCTGA
- a CDS encoding pyridoxal-dependent decarboxylase, exosortase A system-associated, which produces MKPTGPIPPYFETKDGELAIGGLTASALVKKAGDTPLFVYSKEAIAARMHELRKALPEKVRLHYAMKANPYGPLLEMMADLVDGLDIASGGELAQARDAGYLPREISFAGPGKRDDELLAAIRAGVTINLESENEARRALDIGRTLDVAPRLAIRVNPEFELRGSGMKMGGGAKPFGVDADRVPALARELVDSGAHWRGFHIYSGSQSLDAEAIVESQANVIALSSQLAKDAGVDVPHLNMGGGFGIPYFDKDSPLDLTIIGNGLAEQLANLPANLIETAFALELGRFLVGEAGVYLTRIVDRKVSHGTTYLITDGGLHHQLAASGNFGTVVRRNYPIAVANRWDEDAAETVNVVGCLCTPLDRLGDQVHLPMAEIGDLIAVFCAGAYGASASPAEFLGQGPALEMLV; this is translated from the coding sequence ATGAAGCCGACTGGACCTATTCCGCCATATTTCGAGACCAAGGACGGCGAGCTGGCGATCGGCGGGCTGACGGCGAGTGCGCTTGTAAAGAAGGCCGGGGATACGCCGCTCTTCGTTTACTCGAAGGAAGCGATTGCCGCGCGTATGCACGAGCTTCGCAAGGCATTGCCCGAGAAGGTACGCCTTCATTATGCAATGAAAGCAAACCCCTACGGCCCACTTCTCGAGATGATGGCAGATCTGGTGGATGGCCTGGATATCGCATCTGGCGGTGAATTGGCGCAGGCGCGGGATGCAGGATACTTGCCTCGCGAGATCAGCTTTGCAGGGCCGGGTAAGCGCGATGACGAGTTGCTCGCCGCGATCCGTGCCGGTGTAACCATCAATCTCGAATCGGAAAACGAGGCGCGGCGCGCTCTCGACATTGGCCGCACGCTTGACGTCGCACCGCGTCTTGCGATCCGGGTCAATCCGGAATTCGAACTGCGCGGTTCCGGTATGAAAATGGGCGGCGGCGCGAAGCCCTTTGGCGTGGATGCAGATCGCGTTCCGGCGCTGGCTCGTGAATTGGTGGATAGCGGCGCGCATTGGCGCGGTTTTCACATCTATAGTGGCAGCCAGTCGCTCGATGCTGAGGCCATCGTCGAGAGTCAGGCGAACGTCATTGCACTGTCCTCGCAGTTGGCGAAGGACGCGGGCGTCGACGTTCCGCACCTCAATATGGGTGGCGGGTTTGGGATCCCGTATTTCGACAAGGACAGTCCGCTCGATCTGACCATTATCGGAAATGGTCTGGCGGAGCAGCTCGCCAATTTGCCAGCCAACCTGATCGAAACAGCCTTCGCGCTGGAACTCGGGCGCTTCCTCGTCGGCGAAGCGGGGGTCTATCTGACTCGCATTGTCGATCGCAAGGTGAGCCACGGAACCACCTATCTCATCACCGATGGCGGCTTGCATCACCAGCTTGCAGCATCAGGAAATTTCGGCACCGTCGTCCGGCGCAATTACCCGATCGCAGTCGCGAACCGCTGGGATGAGGACGCAGCCGAGACTGTCAATGTCGTCGGTTGCCTGTGCACCCCGCTCGATCGCCTAGGCGACCAGGTCCATCTGCCAATGGCCGAAATTGGCGATTTGATCGCTGTTTTTTGTGCCGGCGCCTATGGTGCAAGCGCGAGCCCCGCCGAATTCTTGGGGCAGGGTCCAGCGCTGGAAATGCTGGTGTAA
- a CDS encoding XrtA/PEP-CTERM system exopolysaccharide export protein translates to MRTKNLARNLLASAGFAIALGGCGGGATGPSLEPARFVSMQEGPGEEYVIGPLDKLTIHVWRNDELGAEVQVRPDGRITTPLIADMPAVGKTPTMLAEDIRLQLSQYIEEPLVTVIVNEFAGTFSQQVRIVGATAEPASIPYRANMTLLDAMISVGGLSEYAAGNRARLIRFDRESGEQREYNLRLSDLLRRGESDANVMLMPGDVIIIPESMF, encoded by the coding sequence ATGCGCACCAAAAATCTGGCCCGTAACCTCCTTGCTTCTGCTGGCTTTGCCATTGCGCTTGGTGGCTGTGGCGGCGGCGCAACCGGCCCAAGCCTCGAGCCCGCCCGCTTTGTTTCCATGCAGGAAGGCCCGGGCGAAGAATATGTTATCGGCCCGCTCGACAAGCTGACGATCCACGTTTGGCGCAATGACGAGCTTGGCGCCGAAGTACAGGTCCGCCCTGACGGTCGCATTACTACGCCACTGATCGCTGACATGCCTGCGGTGGGCAAGACGCCCACCATGCTCGCCGAAGACATTCGCCTGCAGCTCTCGCAATACATCGAAGAGCCGCTCGTGACCGTGATCGTGAACGAATTCGCGGGCACGTTCAGCCAGCAGGTTCGCATTGTCGGCGCGACTGCGGAGCCGGCCTCCATTCCTTACCGCGCAAATATGACGCTGCTCGATGCGATGATCTCGGTCGGCGGTCTCAGCGAATATGCTGCGGGTAACCGCGCGCGCCTCATCCGGTTCGACCGTGAAAGCGGAGAGCAGCGCGAGTACAATCTGCGTCTGTCCGACCTGCTTCGTCGCGGCGAAAGCGATGCCAATGTCATGCTGATGCCGGGCGATGTGATCATCATCCCGGAAAGCATGTTCTGA
- a CDS encoding acyl-CoA ligase (AMP-forming), exosortase A system-associated → MSTTPDPVPKPLDHLTECGEDGDPALVLRGETLSWKDLRSRVGRMAAWLAEQVPEKGARVATWDSKGELTCLMPLAAARAGLVHVPINPLLKRAQVKHILEDSGATLLIANKARFASLEDGDVPADCHTFEERTMLAQVAELGNALALSEADPGDLSAILYTSGSTGRPKGVMLSHANLWLGAVSVAHYLGIAADDVTLAVLPLSFDYGQNQLLSTWYAGGSVVPLDYLTPRDVIKACAKHSITTLAAVPPLWVQLTEQDWPAEAVQPMRRMTNSGGALTEDLVRDLRQIFPDARLFPMYGLTEAFRSTYLDPELVDEHPTSMGQAIPFAEILVIDEAGEVASKGELVHCGPLVAQGYWQDAERTAQRFKPAPAASQYGGTAVWSGDNVRRAENGLLYFVGRDDAMIKSQGNRISPQEIEDAARATGLAEEAVAFGIADERQGHAIHLVVRGEGDEDALRAALRRELPNFMQPAVVRWVDAMPLNPNGKIDRTKLKREAA, encoded by the coding sequence ATGTCCACCACGCCCGATCCCGTGCCCAAGCCGCTCGATCACCTTACCGAATGCGGTGAGGATGGCGACCCGGCACTGGTCCTGCGCGGCGAAACGCTTAGCTGGAAGGACTTAAGAAGCCGTGTTGGCCGGATGGCTGCATGGCTGGCGGAGCAGGTCCCGGAAAAGGGCGCGCGGGTCGCGACCTGGGACTCGAAGGGTGAGCTCACGTGCCTGATGCCGCTCGCTGCGGCGCGGGCGGGCTTGGTCCACGTGCCGATCAATCCGCTGCTGAAGCGCGCGCAGGTTAAGCATATTCTCGAGGACAGCGGGGCGACCCTGCTGATCGCGAACAAGGCGCGCTTTGCTTCGCTGGAGGATGGCGATGTGCCGGCGGACTGTCATACGTTCGAAGAGCGGACGATGTTGGCTCAAGTTGCGGAGCTGGGCAATGCATTGGCGCTTTCCGAGGCTGATCCCGGCGATCTGTCGGCGATCCTCTACACCAGCGGTTCCACGGGCAGACCCAAGGGCGTGATGCTGAGCCATGCGAATTTGTGGCTCGGCGCAGTGAGTGTCGCGCACTATCTCGGCATAGCAGCCGATGATGTCACGCTCGCTGTGCTGCCGCTCAGCTTCGATTACGGCCAGAACCAGCTCCTTTCGACCTGGTATGCTGGCGGAAGCGTCGTTCCGCTCGATTATCTGACGCCGCGCGATGTGATCAAAGCGTGTGCGAAGCATTCCATCACGACGTTGGCCGCGGTGCCGCCTTTGTGGGTGCAACTGACCGAACAGGATTGGCCCGCCGAAGCCGTGCAGCCGATGCGCCGCATGACGAACAGTGGGGGCGCGTTGACGGAAGATCTGGTTCGAGACCTGCGACAGATTTTCCCCGATGCGCGACTGTTTCCGATGTATGGGCTCACCGAAGCTTTTCGCTCGACTTATCTCGATCCCGAATTGGTCGATGAGCACCCTACATCGATGGGGCAGGCCATTCCCTTTGCAGAGATCCTGGTCATCGACGAAGCTGGCGAAGTCGCTTCTAAAGGCGAACTGGTTCATTGCGGTCCGCTCGTGGCACAAGGGTATTGGCAGGATGCCGAACGGACAGCGCAGCGCTTCAAACCCGCGCCTGCTGCCTCGCAATATGGCGGCACAGCAGTCTGGTCGGGTGACAATGTAAGGCGCGCGGAGAATGGCCTCCTATATTTCGTGGGCCGCGACGACGCGATGATCAAAAGCCAAGGCAACCGCATCAGTCCGCAGGAGATCGAAGACGCCGCGCGCGCGACAGGTCTGGCTGAGGAAGCAGTCGCTTTTGGTATTGCTGATGAGCGGCAGGGGCACGCCATCCATCTTGTGGTTCGAGGCGAGGGTGATGAGGATGCATTGCGGGCTGCTCTACGCCGCGAATTGCCCAATTTCATGCAGCCGGCGGTTGTGCGGTGGGTCGATGCCATGCCACTCAATCCCAATGGCAAAATCGATCGCACGAAATTGAAGAGAGAAGCGGCATGA